One genomic region from Osmerus mordax isolate fOsmMor3 chromosome 4, fOsmMor3.pri, whole genome shotgun sequence encodes:
- the bhlhe41 gene encoding class E basic helix-loop-helix protein 41: MDERIPHLQDRQFMDHTDFLGMEYPSLYMCKSKRGMKREDGKQDAYKLPHRLIEKKRRDRINECIGQLKDLLPEHLKLTTLGHLEKAVVLELTLKHLNALTAVTEQQHQKIIALQNGDRSTKSSIHTDLDAFHSGFQACAKEVMQYLNKVENWTTREQRCAHLINHLHKVSAQFQPAAPLLSQLAAGEAQERDIQKADGQANCVPVIQRTQTGELNETDTDTDSGYGGEPDKNENKLDQGCERSKVQASKAVKIKQEFGDDRAAKKPKMNWGGAVVAGSDASTRPDLAFMNSLMGIAGGIGQQTPFCMPFYFINPSAAAASYMPLFDKGNLEKYVYPAAAALTSPFPWLYPGLPAHAAAAAAASFPGLSTEKGSRFGSSSHANDSPSHDSDASNEAESGSPEQREESQDGDGEGDDSQDNDNDGT, from the exons ATGGATGAAAGAATACCGCACCTGCAGGATAGACAATTTATGGATCACACAGATTTTCTTGG GATGGaatacccctctctctacatGTGTAAATCCAAACGTGGAATGAAGCGCGAGGACGGCAAG CAGGACGCTTACAAGTTGCCTCACCGCTTGattgagaagaagaggagagacagaatcaATGAATGTATTGGACAGCTGAAGGACTTGTTACCCGAACATCTGAAACTGACG aCGCTGGGACATTTGGAGAAAGCGGTTGTCCTGGAGTTGACTTTGAAGCATTTAAATGCTTTGACGGCCGTCACCGAACAACAACACCAGAAGATTATTGCTCTGCAAAACG GTGATCGGTCGACGAAGTCGTCCATTCACACTGATTTGGACGCTTTCCACTCGGGGTTCCAGGCATGTGCCAAAGAGGTGATGCAGTACCTAAACAAGGTAGAAAACTGGACGACGCGAGAGCAGAGATGTGCTCATCTCATCAATCATTTACACAAGGTCTCCGCGCAGTTTCAGCCTGCTGCACCGCTCCTCTCGCAGCTAGCGGCAGGGGAAGCGCAAGAGCGCGATATCCAGAAGGCTGACGGTCAAGCCAACTGCGTACCGGTCATACAGAGGACCCAGACCGGCGAACTTAACGAGACTGACACTGATACGGACAGTGGTTATGGGGGTGAGCCTGACAAGAACGAAAACAAACTTGACCAAGGATGTGAGCGCAGCAAAGTGCAAGCATCCAAGGCGGTAAAGATAAAACAGGAGTTTGGAGATGACCGCGCCGCCAAGAAGCCAAAGATGAACTGGGGAGGTGCAGTCGTGGCGGGGTCAGACGCCTCCACCAGACCCGACTTGGCCTTTATGAACTCTTTAATGGGAATAGCGGGTGGTATTGGACAACAGACGCCCTTTTGCATGCCTTTCTATTTCATCAACCCGTCAGCGGCAGCAGCGTCCTATATGCCATTATTTGATAAAGGCAACCTAGAGAAATATGTATATCCAGCCGCAGCTGCGCTCACGTCCCCATTCCCATGGCTATACCCTGGGCTCCCGGCACACGCGGCGGCCGCCGCCGCTGCGTCTTTCCCCGGGTTATCCACGGAGAAGGGCTCCAGGTTTGGGTCCTCCTCCCACGCAAACGACTCTCCCTCCCACGACAGTGACGCTTCGAACGAGGCCGAGTCGGGCTCAcccgagcagagagaggagagtcagGATGGTGACGGCGAGGGGGATGACTCCCAAGACAACGACAACGATGGTACATAA
- the sspn gene encoding sarcospan produces MSKENKGKAAEERSEGGPETEDIPKCCGCRFPLLVAVLQLLLGVAVTVVAFLMAAISPSLLARETPHWAGIILCVVSVLGFLLFGVTYLPDEKTSMQFLAKVFYFLLCTVGLVLSVLITAFAGHHYNQASSFTCAEKGGDCLCTLEPDDPIARTFTYAGVADCQEVTGTLTVYFLLQMVLNLAQALVCTLGAFIMWKHRYQVFFAGLQLGAIPSGQNWRKV; encoded by the exons ATGTCGAAGGAGAACAAGGGGAAggcagcggaggagaggagcgagggaggcccAGAGACGGAGGACATCCCCAAGTGCTGCGGCTGTCGTTTCCCGCTGCTGGTCGCcgtgctgcagctgctgctgggggTCGCCGTCACCGTGGTGGCCTTCCTCATGGCGGCCatcagcccctccctcctcgccaGGGAGACCCCCCACTGGGCTGGAATCATC ctgtgtgtggtgtcagtACTGGGCTTCCTGCTCTTTGGAGTCACCTACCTACCGGACGAGAAGACCTCCATGCAGTTCTTGGCCAAG GTGTTCTACTTCCTCCTGTGTACTGTCGGTCTGGTCCTCTCCGTCTTGATCACGGCCTTTGCTGGACACCACTACAACCAGGCCAGCAGCTTCACCTGCGCCGAGAAGGGAGGGGACTGCCTCTGCACGCTGGAACCCGACGACCCCATCGCCCGCACGTTCACCTACGCCGGCGTGGCCGACTGCCAGGAGGTCACGGGCACTCTGACGGTGTACTTCCTGCTCCAGATGGTGCTGAACCTGGCCCAGGCCCTGGTCTGCACCCTAGGGGCCTTTATCATGTGGAAGCATCGCTACCAGGTGTTCTTCGCTGGGCTCCAGCTTGGAGCCATCCCCTCTGGACAGAACTGGAGGAAGGTCTGA